A stretch of the Streptomyces sp. NBC_01428 genome encodes the following:
- a CDS encoding site-2 protease family protein yields the protein MTTAATRRSDRRISPVFVGIVAVMAVTAWATWTGFAEQPGLAVFLFVTAAWIVSLCLHEYAHARTALHSGDISIGAKGYLTLNPLKYTHALLSIVLPVIFVIMGGIGLPGGAVFIERNRIQGRWKHSLISAAGPLTNVLFAVVCTAPFWLGGLDGVPDAFRYALAFLALLQVTAAILNFLPVPGLDGYGVIEPWLSYGIRRQVEPFAPFGLLAVFAVLWIPSVNTAFFDAIYSILGGLGIDDVQRYCGQDLYRFWDGVDEFCTVSR from the coding sequence ATGACCACCGCCGCGACCCGCCGCAGCGACCGGAGGATCAGCCCCGTCTTCGTCGGGATCGTGGCCGTCATGGCGGTGACCGCCTGGGCGACCTGGACGGGATTCGCCGAGCAGCCCGGTCTGGCCGTCTTCCTGTTCGTGACGGCCGCCTGGATCGTCTCCCTGTGCCTGCACGAGTACGCGCACGCGCGCACCGCCCTGCACAGCGGCGACATCTCGATCGGCGCCAAGGGCTATCTGACGCTGAACCCGCTGAAGTACACGCACGCCCTGCTGAGCATCGTGCTGCCGGTGATCTTCGTGATCATGGGCGGGATCGGCCTGCCCGGCGGCGCGGTCTTCATCGAGCGGAACCGCATCCAGGGCCGCTGGAAGCACAGCCTCATCTCGGCGGCCGGTCCGCTGACGAACGTGCTGTTCGCCGTCGTGTGCACGGCGCCGTTCTGGCTCGGCGGCCTGGACGGCGTCCCGGACGCGTTCCGCTACGCGCTGGCGTTCCTCGCCCTGCTCCAGGTGACGGCCGCGATCCTGAACTTCCTGCCGGTCCCGGGCCTCGACGGCTACGGCGTGATCGAGCCGTGGCTGTCGTACGGCATCCGGCGCCAGGTCGAGCCGTTCGCGCCGTTCGGTCTGCTCGCGGTGTTCGCCGTGCTGTGGATCCCGTCGGTGAACACCGCGTTCTTCGACGCGATCTACTCGATCCTCGGCGGCCTCGGCATCGACGACGTGCAGCGCTACTGCGGTCAGGACCTCTACCGCTTCTGGGACGGCGTCGACGAGTTCTGCACCGTCAGTCGCTGA
- the panB gene encoding 3-methyl-2-oxobutanoate hydroxymethyltransferase, producing the protein MTQLSAAQKQPADGALKATDSSKALYGGKSTRRITVRDITAAKERGEKWPMLTAYDAMTASVFDEAGIPVMLVGDSAGNCHLGYETTVPVTMDEMTMLSAAVVRGTSRALIVGDLPFGSYQEGPVQALRSATRLVKEAGVGAVKLEGGERSHRQIELLVESGIPVMAHIGLTPQSVNSMGYRVQGRGEEAAQQLLRDAKAVQDAGAFAVVLELVPAELAAEVTRTLQIPTVGIGAGAETDAQVLVWTDMLGLTGGKVPKFVKKYADLRQVMGDAARSFAEDVVGGTFPLDEHSVH; encoded by the coding sequence ATGACGCAGCTTTCGGCTGCCCAGAAGCAGCCTGCGGATGGTGCCCTCAAGGCCACCGACAGCAGCAAGGCGCTGTACGGAGGAAAGAGCACCCGCCGCATCACGGTGCGCGACATCACCGCCGCCAAGGAGCGCGGCGAGAAGTGGCCCATGCTGACGGCCTACGACGCGATGACCGCGTCCGTCTTCGACGAGGCCGGCATCCCGGTCATGCTCGTCGGCGACTCGGCCGGCAACTGCCACCTGGGGTACGAGACCACCGTCCCCGTCACCATGGACGAGATGACCATGCTGTCCGCCGCGGTCGTACGGGGCACCAGCCGTGCCCTGATCGTCGGCGACCTGCCCTTCGGTTCCTACCAGGAGGGTCCGGTGCAGGCGCTGCGCTCGGCGACCCGGCTGGTCAAGGAGGCCGGGGTGGGCGCGGTCAAGCTGGAGGGCGGCGAGCGCTCGCACCGCCAGATCGAGCTGCTGGTGGAGTCGGGCATCCCGGTGATGGCGCACATCGGCCTCACCCCGCAGTCCGTCAACTCGATGGGCTACCGCGTGCAGGGCCGGGGCGAGGAGGCAGCGCAGCAGCTGCTGCGGGACGCCAAGGCCGTCCAGGACGCGGGCGCCTTCGCCGTCGTCCTCGAACTGGTCCCGGCGGAGCTCGCGGCCGAGGTCACGCGCACGCTGCAGATTCCGACCGTCGGTATCGGCGCGGGCGCGGAGACCGACGCGCAGGTGCTGGTGTGGACCGACATGCTCGGTCTGACCGGGGGCAAGGTGCCGAAGTTCGTCAAGAAGTACGCCGACCTGCGCCAGGTCATGGGCGACGCGGCCCGCTCGTTCGCCGAGGACGTGGTCGGCGGGACGTTCCCGCTCGACGAACACTCCGTCCACTAG
- a CDS encoding ATP-binding cassette domain-containing protein: MTRIDNTPRQAATGRSAVTVRGLVKHYGATKALDGVDLDVREGTVLGVLGPNGAGKTTLVRCLSTLVTPDAGQATVAGYDVLKQPRQLRRVIGLTGQYASVDEKLPGWENLYMIGRLLDLPRKDARRRADELLERFSLTDAAKRPASTYSGGMRRRLDLAASMIGSPAVLYLDEPTTGLDPRTRNEVWQEVKRMVADGVTVLLTTQYMEEAEQLASELTVIDRGKVIANGMVDELKARVGGRTLRIRPLDPLQLRPLAAMFDEMGLTGLATTIVDSETGSVLVPILSDEQLTAVVGAVTARGITIAAISTELPSLDEVFLSLTGHKASAPQDEIPARAYEEVSA, translated from the coding sequence ATGACGCGAATCGACAACACGCCCCGACAAGCTGCGACCGGCCGCAGCGCCGTCACCGTGCGGGGTCTGGTCAAGCACTACGGCGCGACCAAGGCGCTGGACGGGGTCGACCTGGATGTCCGCGAGGGCACCGTCCTCGGCGTACTGGGCCCCAACGGCGCCGGCAAGACCACCCTCGTCCGCTGCCTGTCCACCCTGGTCACCCCGGACGCCGGACAGGCCACGGTCGCCGGGTACGACGTACTGAAGCAGCCCCGGCAGCTGCGCCGGGTGATAGGGCTGACCGGCCAGTACGCCTCGGTCGACGAGAAGCTCCCGGGCTGGGAGAACCTCTACATGATCGGGCGGCTGCTCGACCTGCCGCGCAAGGACGCCCGCAGGCGGGCCGACGAGCTCCTGGAGCGCTTCTCCCTCACCGACGCCGCCAAGCGCCCGGCGTCCACGTACTCCGGCGGTATGCGCCGCCGGCTCGACCTGGCCGCCTCCATGATCGGCAGCCCGGCCGTGCTGTACCTGGACGAGCCGACGACCGGCCTCGACCCGCGCACCCGCAACGAGGTGTGGCAGGAGGTCAAGCGCATGGTCGCCGACGGCGTCACCGTGCTGCTCACCACCCAGTACATGGAGGAGGCCGAGCAGTTGGCCTCCGAGCTGACGGTCATCGACCGCGGCAAGGTCATCGCGAACGGCATGGTCGACGAGCTGAAGGCCCGTGTCGGCGGCCGCACGCTGCGGATCCGCCCGCTGGACCCGCTGCAACTGCGCCCGCTGGCCGCCATGTTCGACGAGATGGGCCTCACCGGCCTCGCCACGACGATCGTGGACAGCGAGACCGGCAGCGTGCTGGTCCCGATCCTCAGCGACGAGCAGCTCACCGCCGTCGTCGGCGCGGTCACCGCGCGCGGCATCACCATCGCCGCCATCTCCACCGAACTGCCCAGTCTGGACGAGGTGTTCCTGTCCCTCACCGGCCACAAGGCCAGTGCCCCGCAGGACGAGATCCCCGCCCGCGCCTACGAGGAGGTCTCCGCATGA
- a CDS encoding AfsR/SARP family transcriptional regulator, producing the protein MDPVRYRILGTTQALRPDGTAVPVGGARLRALLTVLALRPGRTVSAAVLVDEVWDGDPPADAPGALQALVGRLRRALGADAVESVDGGYRLAAAADDIDLNRFERLAGEGARALADGDPAKAAAVLDDALALWQGPALADLPDRTAESARWETRRLDVLRARLTASLALGRAEQVLPELSALCDLHPLDEPLHVLRLRALRDAGRPAAALAAYESVRALLADRLGSDPGPELRALHAELLTWDTVPGPAGTPGRTRPATVDRAAPGSARDGHATGPARGPADSRATAGARPGPAAGLLPFSPGAAATAAPGTAGTGPGAPSRNGAGPDPDGAAHTPGTANPVPPAALPPGNLRARLTSFVGRESDIDAIRGDLAGARLVTLLGPGGAGKTRLSQEVAEALAPALPDGVWLAELAPVDDPKAVPEAVLTAVGARETVLRGAGAEEMRAVADRHDDPLTRLAEHCGRRRMLIVLDNCEHVVDAAAHLAEALLERCPGLTVLATSREPLGVPGELVRPVEPLPEPVALRLLADRGAAARAGFRVEDDPEAAAEICHRLDGLPLAIELAAARLRMLTPRQIADRLDDRFRLLTSGSRTVLPRQQTLRAVVDWSWDLLDAAERDALRRLSVFAGGCDLAAAEAVCGPAALDVLGSLVDKSLVVAAPSGEGGMRYRLLETVTEYAAERLDESGRRETTERAHLTYYRELARTTDPLLRGPEQRAAIEVIEREYENLRTALRRAVAARDEQESLCMVLSLAWYWQIRDQRVDARAWSREVMALGPDPFLPPAMPVPPLYERCTDAPPPMRAEILDEARRGVHLFHLAYMDMDMDAWQTPEARDKLRTIAATYEPGTPQTCRSPGNLWFYAVLLTGTLEQVTAVIDASVRTCRELGYEWELAAALQMRANIHANRSDLAGDATADADDALEIFVRIGDAWGAAESLSARGESHERTGDYAAAAADYAEAARYAEQLGARAQKAVLTVRLASMRIELGDAEQGERMLREVLAEGNGAHNEAMPAARLFLTTWLGRSDRVTEAREQLRLLREQFGASTFMVFDGFVVGLEAWLDTIDGRYESALDNARRAVRQSIDPLAKMIAPHMVSAHLTTAAIALTGLDGGRRARDAARLLGAADGLLPPGHFAGPMEAEVRRQAETGARALLEEADFAAAYAEGDGLSAEEAAALV; encoded by the coding sequence ATGGACCCCGTGCGCTACCGCATCCTCGGAACCACCCAGGCACTCCGCCCCGACGGCACGGCCGTTCCGGTCGGCGGCGCGCGGCTGCGCGCCCTGCTGACCGTCCTCGCGCTGCGGCCCGGACGGACCGTCTCCGCGGCCGTGCTGGTCGACGAGGTGTGGGACGGCGACCCGCCCGCCGACGCGCCCGGCGCGCTCCAGGCACTGGTGGGCCGGCTGCGCCGGGCCCTCGGCGCGGACGCGGTCGAGTCGGTGGACGGCGGCTACCGGCTGGCCGCCGCGGCCGACGACATCGACCTGAACCGCTTCGAGCGGCTCGCGGGGGAGGGTGCCCGCGCCCTCGCCGACGGCGACCCCGCCAAGGCCGCCGCCGTGCTGGACGACGCCCTGGCCCTGTGGCAGGGCCCGGCCCTCGCCGATCTCCCGGACCGCACCGCCGAGTCCGCCCGCTGGGAGACCCGGCGGCTCGACGTCCTCCGGGCCCGCCTGACCGCCTCCCTCGCGCTGGGCCGGGCCGAGCAGGTGCTGCCCGAACTGAGCGCCCTGTGCGATCTGCATCCGCTCGACGAGCCACTGCACGTCCTGCGGCTGCGCGCCCTGCGCGACGCCGGCCGGCCCGCCGCCGCCCTCGCCGCCTACGAGTCCGTCCGCGCGCTCCTCGCCGACCGGCTGGGCTCCGATCCGGGCCCGGAACTGCGCGCCCTGCACGCCGAACTCCTGACCTGGGACACGGTTCCCGGACCGGCCGGAACCCCGGGGCGGACCCGGCCGGCCACCGTGGACCGGGCGGCGCCCGGCTCCGCCCGGGACGGTCACGCCACCGGCCCCGCCCGCGGCCCCGCGGACTCGCGCGCCACCGCGGGCGCCCGCCCCGGCCCGGCAGCCGGGCTCCTCCCCTTCTCCCCGGGCGCCGCCGCGACGGCCGCCCCGGGAACGGCCGGCACCGGCCCGGGTGCCCCCTCCCGGAACGGCGCGGGCCCGGACCCGGACGGCGCCGCCCACACGCCGGGTACGGCGAACCCGGTTCCTCCCGCCGCCCTGCCGCCCGGCAACCTGCGAGCCCGGCTCACCTCCTTCGTCGGCCGCGAGTCGGACATCGATGCCATCCGCGGGGACCTCGCGGGCGCCCGCCTCGTGACGCTGCTCGGGCCGGGCGGAGCCGGCAAGACACGGCTCTCGCAGGAGGTCGCCGAGGCCCTCGCCCCCGCCCTCCCGGACGGCGTCTGGCTCGCCGAACTCGCCCCCGTCGACGACCCGAAGGCCGTGCCCGAGGCCGTCCTGACCGCCGTCGGCGCCCGCGAGACCGTGCTGCGCGGCGCCGGCGCCGAGGAGATGCGGGCCGTCGCCGACCGGCACGACGACCCGCTCACCCGGCTCGCCGAACACTGCGGCAGACGCCGCATGCTGATCGTCCTCGACAACTGCGAACACGTCGTCGACGCCGCCGCACACCTCGCCGAGGCACTCCTGGAACGCTGTCCGGGACTGACCGTCCTGGCCACCAGCCGCGAACCCCTCGGCGTGCCGGGGGAGTTGGTGCGCCCCGTGGAACCACTGCCGGAGCCCGTCGCGCTGCGGCTGCTCGCCGACCGGGGCGCCGCCGCCCGTGCCGGCTTCCGCGTCGAGGACGATCCGGAGGCGGCCGCGGAGATCTGCCACCGCCTCGACGGGCTCCCGCTCGCCATCGAACTCGCCGCCGCCCGGCTGCGGATGCTCACCCCCCGGCAGATCGCCGACCGGCTCGACGACCGATTCCGGCTGCTCACCTCGGGCAGCCGCACGGTACTGCCCCGCCAGCAGACCCTGCGCGCCGTCGTCGACTGGTCCTGGGACCTGCTCGACGCGGCCGAACGGGACGCCCTGCGGCGGCTGTCCGTCTTCGCCGGAGGCTGCGACCTGGCCGCCGCCGAGGCCGTCTGCGGCCCGGCCGCACTGGACGTCCTCGGCTCCCTGGTCGACAAGTCCCTGGTCGTCGCGGCCCCTTCGGGCGAGGGAGGAATGCGCTACCGGCTGCTGGAGACCGTCACCGAGTACGCGGCGGAACGCCTCGACGAGTCCGGCCGCCGCGAGACCACCGAGCGCGCCCACCTCACGTACTACCGCGAACTCGCCCGCACCACCGACCCGTTGCTGCGCGGCCCCGAGCAGCGGGCCGCCATCGAGGTTATCGAGCGGGAGTACGAGAACCTGCGCACCGCCCTGCGCCGCGCGGTCGCCGCACGGGACGAGCAGGAGTCCCTGTGCATGGTCCTCTCGCTGGCCTGGTACTGGCAGATCCGCGACCAGCGCGTCGACGCCCGCGCCTGGTCCCGGGAGGTGATGGCGCTCGGCCCCGACCCCTTCCTGCCGCCCGCCATGCCGGTCCCCCCGCTGTACGAGCGGTGCACGGACGCGCCGCCTCCGATGCGCGCGGAGATCCTCGACGAGGCCCGGCGCGGTGTCCATCTGTTCCATCTCGCCTATATGGACATGGACATGGACGCCTGGCAGACCCCCGAGGCGCGGGACAAGCTCCGCACGATCGCGGCGACCTACGAACCGGGCACCCCGCAGACCTGCCGCAGCCCCGGCAACCTCTGGTTCTACGCGGTGCTCCTCACCGGCACCCTGGAACAGGTCACCGCGGTCATCGACGCGTCGGTGCGCACCTGCCGCGAACTCGGCTACGAGTGGGAGCTGGCCGCCGCCCTCCAGATGCGGGCCAACATCCACGCCAACCGCTCCGACCTGGCGGGCGACGCCACCGCGGACGCCGACGACGCGCTGGAGATCTTCGTCCGGATCGGCGACGCCTGGGGGGCCGCGGAGTCGCTCTCCGCCCGCGGCGAGTCCCACGAACGCACCGGTGACTACGCGGCCGCCGCGGCGGACTACGCGGAGGCCGCCCGGTACGCCGAGCAGCTCGGCGCCCGCGCCCAGAAGGCGGTGCTGACCGTCCGGCTCGCCAGCATGCGCATCGAGCTGGGGGACGCCGAGCAGGGCGAGCGGATGCTGCGCGAGGTGCTGGCCGAAGGCAACGGCGCCCACAACGAAGCCATGCCCGCCGCCCGGCTCTTCCTCACGACCTGGCTGGGCCGCAGCGACCGCGTCACCGAGGCGCGCGAGCAACTGCGCCTGCTGCGCGAGCAGTTCGGCGCCAGCACCTTCATGGTCTTCGACGGGTTCGTGGTCGGCCTGGAGGCCTGGCTCGACACGATCGACGGGCGGTACGAGAGCGCGCTGGACAACGCGCGCCGTGCGGTGCGGCAGTCCATCGACCCGCTCGCCAAGATGATCGCCCCGCACATGGTCTCCGCGCACCTGACCACCGCGGCCATCGCGCTCACCGGCCTGGACGGCGGTCGCCGGGCCCGTGACGCGGCCCGGCTGCTGGGCGCCGCCGACGGGCTGCTGCCGCCGGGGCACTTCGCCGGCCCGATGGAGGCGGAGGTGCGCCGGCAGGCCGAGACGGGGGCGCGTGCCCTGCTGGAGGAGGCGGACTTCGCGGCCGCGTACGCGGAGGGCGACGGCCTCTCCGCGGAGGAGGCCGCCGCCCTCGTCTGA
- a CDS encoding ABC transporter permease — protein sequence MSTAVLEAPLAAEGDSRISPRAHARHIGALVRRNLLWIRQDPESMFDAVLMPVVFTLLFVYVFGGSIGQSLGGGQQQYVQYVVPGLLAMMGMNIATAVGTGFNQDFHTGVMDRFRTLPIGQGSVLFAKIVVELMRMLVATTILLVVGVLVGFDIENWPGLFAAVGLATLFGSALMWIFLVLGVTMKNAQSVQAMGFLVLMPLQFGSSIFSPTQTMPGWLQNFTDYNPLSALADSARGLMVGGPVAHDLWVTLAWTAGLTVVMAPIAIHKFRTKS from the coding sequence ATGAGTACCGCCGTCCTGGAAGCCCCCCTCGCCGCCGAGGGCGACTCCCGCATCTCGCCCCGCGCGCACGCCCGCCACATCGGCGCCCTGGTCCGCCGCAACCTGCTGTGGATCCGGCAGGACCCCGAGTCGATGTTCGACGCGGTCCTGATGCCGGTCGTCTTCACCCTGCTCTTCGTGTACGTCTTCGGCGGTTCCATCGGCCAGTCCCTGGGCGGCGGACAGCAGCAGTACGTGCAGTACGTCGTGCCCGGCCTGCTGGCCATGATGGGCATGAACATCGCGACAGCCGTCGGCACCGGCTTCAACCAGGACTTCCACACCGGCGTCATGGACCGCTTCCGGACCCTGCCGATCGGCCAGGGGTCCGTGCTCTTCGCCAAGATCGTGGTGGAGCTGATGCGGATGCTCGTCGCCACGACGATCCTCCTGGTCGTGGGCGTGCTCGTCGGCTTCGACATCGAGAACTGGCCCGGCCTGTTCGCCGCCGTCGGACTCGCGACGCTGTTCGGCTCCGCCCTGATGTGGATCTTCCTGGTCCTCGGCGTGACGATGAAGAACGCCCAGTCCGTCCAGGCGATGGGCTTCCTGGTCCTGATGCCGCTCCAGTTCGGTTCGTCGATCTTCTCGCCCACCCAGACCATGCCGGGCTGGCTGCAGAACTTCACGGACTACAACCCGCTGTCGGCGCTCGCGGACAGCGCGCGTGGCCTGATGGTCGGCGGCCCGGTCGCCCACGACCTGTGGGTGACGCTGGCCTGGACCGCCGGGCTCACGGTGGTGATGGCGCCGATCGCGATCCACAAGTTCCGCACCAAGAGCTGA